The following proteins are co-located in the Vanessa atalanta chromosome 11, ilVanAtal1.2, whole genome shotgun sequence genome:
- the LOC125067419 gene encoding putative carbonic anhydrase 5 produces MWIIAVNLLAVAGIINGADWSYDFETQWPGVCTTGSQQSPINIMSRDAVVDRQEAHIKGPLAFRGYSNVNATGENNGHTVKWTIVDDEPMPILSGGPLRGNYSFIQFHIHWLSEHAIDGMKYPMEIHFVHVKTGLTVEEALKRPDGLAVVGVLCQVHSGEENEFALGELTPMLPSLFDRQSGPLPASIIDLTRLFSPNVQSFYTYHGSLTTPQCQEVVTWIVMDTPLIISDTQYKLFSKVDVGGIDNYRSLQPVNRVIYRSLASCASLTLPSSLGLLAALLNLSSTMSGIVSKGVCTIVNMKRKFWGNKTKECLKSD; encoded by the exons atgtggaTTATTGCAGTGAATTTATTGGCTGTTGCGG GTATCATCAACGGAGCCGACTGGTCATATGATT TTGAAACCCAATGGCCGGGCGTTTGCACCACGGGGAGCCAGCAATCCCCAATCAACATCATGTCCCGTGACGCGGTTGTGGACAGACAGGAGGCGCACATCAAAGGACCGCTGGCCTTCAGAGGATACAGCAACGTGAACGCCACTGGTGAAAATAACGGACATACTG TAAAATGGACCATAGTGGATGACGAACCAATGCCCATATTATCTGGAGGTCCACTGCGAGGAAACTACAGCTTCATACAATTCCATATCCATTGGCTGTCAGAACACGCTATTGACGGCATGAA ATACCCAATGGAAATACACTTCGTTCACGTTAAGACGGGTCTGACAGTCGAAGAAGCACTTAAACGGCCAGACGGACTCGCCGTTGTTGGGGTTCTATGCCAG GTCCATAGTGGAGAAGAGAATGAGTTCGCATTAGGAGAATTGACACCAATGCTCCCTAGCCTTTTTGATAGACAATCGGGGCCCTTGCCAGCTTCCATCATCGATCTCAC ACGTCTGTTTAGTCCAAACGTGCAATCTTTCTACACATACCACGGCTCTCTGACTACTCCGCAATGTCAAGAAGTAGTCACCTGGATCGTAATGGATACTCCTCTCATTATATCTGATACTCAG TACAAACTCTTCAGCAAAGTTGACGTCGGTGGCATAGACAACTACAGAAGCTTGCAGCCTGTCAACCGAGTCATCTACCGTAGCCTCGCTTCCTGTGCATCCTTGACCTTACCGAGCTCTCTTGGCCTCCTGGCTGCTCTACTTAATCTCTCATCAACCATGTCTGGTATCGTGAGCAAAGGAGTCTGCACAATTGTGAACATGAAGAGGAAGTTCTGGGGCAACAAAACTAAAGAGTGTCTCAAAAGTGATTGA
- the LOC125067379 gene encoding carbonic anhydrase 1-like codes for MFVEKVYIIVVFYIDLFSCISFYGPIWSYRDESAWPGGFCKKGGKRQSPIDIRTNNVIKDFDRQFITNGRLKFIGYENVLSSGINNGHTVQFSTEGDPDMHPTITGGPLKYTYRLEQLHFHWLSEHSINGAKFPMELHFVHVRADLNVSTALSKKDGLAILSVFCNVQPELNEDQREASEQIMQHIPLLMRTGRRVSGVILNLRKLLSPKINSYFTYLGSLTSPECNEVVVWIIFNNPIYISDAHYHLFGKVGKGRHNFRSQQKINNHQVFQPPDAFITTPKAVIIVTDVFKHVTQFFQNITRFVVRGFKSRN; via the exons ATGTTCGTGGAGaaagtttatataattgtagttttttatatag atttattttcatgtatttcgTTTTACGGCCCAATTTGGAGTTACCGCG ACGAAAGTGCATGGCCGGGGGGATTTTGTAAAAAAGGGGGTAAAAGACAGTCCCCAATAGATATCCGGACGAATAATGTCATTAAAGACTTTGACAGGCAGTTTATTACAAATGGCCGACTCAAGTTTATTGGTTATGAGAACGTCCTCTCATCTGGGATCAATAATGGTCATACAG ttCAGTTCAGTACGGAAGGCGATCCAGACATGCATCCAACAATAACTGGTGGGCCTCTGAAGTATACATACCGCCTCGAACAACTACACTTTCATTGGCTTTCAGAACACTCTATAAATGGAGCTAA GTTTCCTATGGAACTACATTTCGTACACGTGCGGGCGGACCTCAATGTTTCAACAGCATTAAGTAAAAAAGATGGACTGGCAATACTCTCcgtattttgtaat GTCCAACCAGAGCTAAATGAGGACCAGCGAGAGGCATCCGAACAGATAATGCAACACATTCCACTGTTAATGAGGACTGGACGCAGAGTCAGTGgagttattttaaacttaag GAAGCTTCTAAGTCcgaaaataaattcttacttTACATATCTCGGTTCTCTCACATCACCGGAGTGCAACGAAGTGGTAGTCtggataatttttaacaatccTATATACATTTCCGATGCCCAT tacCACCTCTTCGGTAAGGTGGGCAAAGGTCGTCACAACTTCAGAAGTCAACAGAAGATAAATAATCACCAGGTGTTTCAGCCTCCAGACGCATTCATCACCACACCAAAAGCTGTGATCATAGTAACTGATGTTTTCAAACATGTTACACAGTTCTTTCAGAATATTACCAG GTTCGTAGTAAGAGGATTTAAATCAAGAAATTAA
- the LOC125067215 gene encoding FAST kinase domain-containing protein 4 isoform X2: MLKFSGLVIWRLGSRSTLRKYSAPGATVFKAHKTEPSTNVTDRNVEGLVAAAFASLNSPEQDEKKKPSPKSVKQSRAQQLDSQIIRATDVESLLLAAENPVISRRHALKMVSVLSEWSSNNKVKLSDFEKDPRFLKLCRILARTPTGQTMSSLTMAEDLSTVLGITGDDEAARLIANLSLPQMIKVMKALQVKGRRSTPLLRALSYNITKQSEKIDLKKSADLLFSMAALNFPDPVLLDRICSDVVEILPENTDKPAVVNSILVSLGLLKYRHETVLLALTMWIQKYREICRPGDIASAVITLATVDYLPAQLGSLIEEALLLKEDELTKASSWLDLVFSLLILDKAREHHLVSTVKPEFIEKLLSAGEIPIPSRRKLMSIDAYIGLKFPSTTTRLAEDIAVGVPIVYTKEKALYVQSIMDTFRSLVSAETFLRKECQSGMGFLYDAEFVVDSKCHPVSLDKAANRKDVHRIAVLGLDYHDLTRKEFVPLGVNKLYSRLLQLKGYKVLEIPYTEFNPKDKLVTRVKYIENRLKEIISSTTKS, from the exons atGTTGAAATTTAGCGGGTTAGTAATTTGGAGGTTAGGTTCTCGAAGTACTTTGAGAAAATATTCAGCTCCAGGTGCGACAGTATTTAAAGCGCATAAAACAGAGCCATCGACAAATGTTACTGACAGAAATGTCGAAG gtttAGTTGCAGCTGCATTTGCTTCACTCAATTCTCCAGAGCAGGATGAAAAGAAGAAGCCAAGTCCTAAATCTGTAAAACAGAGCCGTGCCCAGCAACTTGACAGTCAGATTATTAGAGCAACAGATGTAGAATCCTTGCTATTAGCTGCTGAAAACCCTGTCATATCGAGGAGGCATGCACTTAAG atggtGTCAGTATTATCTGAATGGTCCAGTAACAACAAGGTTAAATTATCTGACTTTGAAAAGGATCCACGCTTCCTTAAGCTGTGTAGGATCTTAGCCAGGACACCTACTGGCCAGACTATGAGCTCACTAACAATGGCTGAAGATCTGAGCACAGTACTTGGTATCACTGGTGATGATGAAGCAGCAAGGCTTATAGCTAATCTATCATTGCCGCAAATGataaag GTGATGAAAGCTCTCCAGGTGAAAGGTAGACGAAGCACACCACTGTTACGTGCCCTTTCTTACAACATAACAAAACAGTCTGaaaaaattgacttaaaaaaatcaGCTGATCTTCTCTTTTCAATGGCTGCTCTGAATTTCCCAGATCCAGTATTGTTGGATAGGATATGCAG cGATGTTGTAGAAATTCTACCAGAGAACACAGATAAACCAGCTGTTGTAAATTCTATTTTAGTATCTCTCGGCTTGCTCAAATATCGACATGAAACAGTCCTCTTAGCCTTAACAATGTGGATACAAAAATATAGAGAAATTTGTAGACCGGGAGACATAGCATCCGCAGTCATCACGCTGGCTACTGTTGACTACTTGCCAGCTCAATTGGGCTCTCTGATAGAG GAAGCACTATTACTAAAAGAAGACGAATTGACAAAAGCATCATCGTGGCTCGATCTTGTGTTCTCTCTCCTAATATTGGACAAAGCACGGGAACATCACCTCGTCTCTACAGTCAAGCctgaatttattgaaaaacttCTTTCTGCAGGTG AAATACCCATCCCATCTCGACGTAAACTGATGTCGATAGACGCTTACATTGGTCTCAAATTCCCGTCCACAACTACTCGATTAGCCGAAGACATAGCAGTAGGTGTTCCGATAGTTTATACAAAGGAAAAAGCGCTCTACGTGCAAAGCATCATGGACACGTTCAGGAGTCTAGTTTCAGCGGAAACGTTTTTAAGGAAGGAGTGTCAATCGGGAATGGGATTTCTTTACG ACGCAGAGTTCGTTGTGGATTCAAAGTGTCATCCGGTGTCTTTGGATAAGGCGGCTAACAGAAAGGA tgTACATAGGATAGCAGTATTAGGTTTGGATTATCACGACCTCACGAGGAAGGAGTTCGTTCCTCTCGGAGTTAACAAGTTATACAGCCGGCTATTGCAACTTAag GGTTACAAAGTTCTAGAGATTCCATACACGGAGTTCAATCCTAAAGATAAGCTGGTCACAAGGGTTAAGTACATCGAGAATCGTCTCAAGGAAATCATTTCATCGACCACGAAgagttag
- the LOC125067215 gene encoding FAST kinase domain-containing protein 4 isoform X1, whose translation MLKFSGLVIWRLGSRSTLRKYSAPGATVFKAHKTEPSTNVTDRNVEGNTLGIKEGPSLVAAAFASLNSPEQDEKKKPSPKSVKQSRAQQLDSQIIRATDVESLLLAAENPVISRRHALKMVSVLSEWSSNNKVKLSDFEKDPRFLKLCRILARTPTGQTMSSLTMAEDLSTVLGITGDDEAARLIANLSLPQMIKVMKALQVKGRRSTPLLRALSYNITKQSEKIDLKKSADLLFSMAALNFPDPVLLDRICSDVVEILPENTDKPAVVNSILVSLGLLKYRHETVLLALTMWIQKYREICRPGDIASAVITLATVDYLPAQLGSLIEEALLLKEDELTKASSWLDLVFSLLILDKAREHHLVSTVKPEFIEKLLSAGEIPIPSRRKLMSIDAYIGLKFPSTTTRLAEDIAVGVPIVYTKEKALYVQSIMDTFRSLVSAETFLRKECQSGMGFLYDAEFVVDSKCHPVSLDKAANRKDVHRIAVLGLDYHDLTRKEFVPLGVNKLYSRLLQLKGYKVLEIPYTEFNPKDKLVTRVKYIENRLKEIISSTTKS comes from the exons atGTTGAAATTTAGCGGGTTAGTAATTTGGAGGTTAGGTTCTCGAAGTACTTTGAGAAAATATTCAGCTCCAGGTGCGACAGTATTTAAAGCGCATAAAACAGAGCCATCGACAAATGTTACTGACAGAAATGTCGAAGGTAATACTCTGGGAATTAAAGAAGGTCCAA gtttAGTTGCAGCTGCATTTGCTTCACTCAATTCTCCAGAGCAGGATGAAAAGAAGAAGCCAAGTCCTAAATCTGTAAAACAGAGCCGTGCCCAGCAACTTGACAGTCAGATTATTAGAGCAACAGATGTAGAATCCTTGCTATTAGCTGCTGAAAACCCTGTCATATCGAGGAGGCATGCACTTAAG atggtGTCAGTATTATCTGAATGGTCCAGTAACAACAAGGTTAAATTATCTGACTTTGAAAAGGATCCACGCTTCCTTAAGCTGTGTAGGATCTTAGCCAGGACACCTACTGGCCAGACTATGAGCTCACTAACAATGGCTGAAGATCTGAGCACAGTACTTGGTATCACTGGTGATGATGAAGCAGCAAGGCTTATAGCTAATCTATCATTGCCGCAAATGataaag GTGATGAAAGCTCTCCAGGTGAAAGGTAGACGAAGCACACCACTGTTACGTGCCCTTTCTTACAACATAACAAAACAGTCTGaaaaaattgacttaaaaaaatcaGCTGATCTTCTCTTTTCAATGGCTGCTCTGAATTTCCCAGATCCAGTATTGTTGGATAGGATATGCAG cGATGTTGTAGAAATTCTACCAGAGAACACAGATAAACCAGCTGTTGTAAATTCTATTTTAGTATCTCTCGGCTTGCTCAAATATCGACATGAAACAGTCCTCTTAGCCTTAACAATGTGGATACAAAAATATAGAGAAATTTGTAGACCGGGAGACATAGCATCCGCAGTCATCACGCTGGCTACTGTTGACTACTTGCCAGCTCAATTGGGCTCTCTGATAGAG GAAGCACTATTACTAAAAGAAGACGAATTGACAAAAGCATCATCGTGGCTCGATCTTGTGTTCTCTCTCCTAATATTGGACAAAGCACGGGAACATCACCTCGTCTCTACAGTCAAGCctgaatttattgaaaaacttCTTTCTGCAGGTG AAATACCCATCCCATCTCGACGTAAACTGATGTCGATAGACGCTTACATTGGTCTCAAATTCCCGTCCACAACTACTCGATTAGCCGAAGACATAGCAGTAGGTGTTCCGATAGTTTATACAAAGGAAAAAGCGCTCTACGTGCAAAGCATCATGGACACGTTCAGGAGTCTAGTTTCAGCGGAAACGTTTTTAAGGAAGGAGTGTCAATCGGGAATGGGATTTCTTTACG ACGCAGAGTTCGTTGTGGATTCAAAGTGTCATCCGGTGTCTTTGGATAAGGCGGCTAACAGAAAGGA tgTACATAGGATAGCAGTATTAGGTTTGGATTATCACGACCTCACGAGGAAGGAGTTCGTTCCTCTCGGAGTTAACAAGTTATACAGCCGGCTATTGCAACTTAag GGTTACAAAGTTCTAGAGATTCCATACACGGAGTTCAATCCTAAAGATAAGCTGGTCACAAGGGTTAAGTACATCGAGAATCGTCTCAAGGAAATCATTTCATCGACCACGAAgagttag